A segment of the Granulicella aggregans genome:
CACACAGCCGTCGCGCGTTACTCCACTGGATCATCCACAGAATTCACGCAGCCCGCGCGAAGCCGCATCAGTGCGTCAGCGCCATCGCGACCGCTCCCGCTGGCTCCGTCCCATTGCCCGTCAAGGCTGTCGTCGAGGTGTCCAGATTGCCTACCGTCGTCGCATCGAAGCTGAACATCTCCAGGTCCGGATTCGATCCCGACGTCGTCGAAAGCAGGTAGTCGCCGCTATTGTCATACCCCAGCGCCGTGACCGTCGTTCCAGCCGTAAACGGAGATCCCGCCAGCTTCGTCAACACTCCGCCCGTCCCAATCGTGTATCCCGAGATCGAACCCGCGGTCCGGTTCCCCACGTAGAGGTACTTCCCGGTCTTGTCGATCAGGATCGACGCCGGTCCCGCCGTCGAACTCGTCCCAAGCGAGAAGGGCGCTCCGCTCACCTGCGTCAACACGCCTCCGCTGCCGATCGTGTAAGGATAGACGCCGGCGTTTGTCCCGCTTACCGCAACGTAAAGCGTCGAGCTCGTCGAATCGAAGACCGCAGCCTGATCCGCGCTCGAAGCCGTAGAGGCAGTAAGCTCACCCACCGCTGTCACCACACCCGTGCTCGTATCGAAGCTGAAGTCTACCAAGCCACCCGTCCCAACCGACGCCGCAAGGTAGTCGCCCTTCGGAGATATGGCGAGATTCGACGCCACAATCGAAGCTCCGCCCGTCAGAGCTTGTGTCGCTCCTGCCTCCAGGCTTAGCAGACCCGTCGTCGAATTGATCGCGAACTCGTCGATCACCACTGCGCTCGGGCTGCTATCCAGCCCCAGCAGCCAGTTGCCGTCCGGCGACACCACCATCGAGATCATGTCCGCGTTCGCCAGCGCCTTTCCGCTCGACGCAGTCAGCACCTGCGTCAGCGCCCCCGTAGTCGAGTTGATCGAATAGCCGTAGATCACTCCCGACCCCGCGACATAGAGATAGCTGTTCGAAGGGGTCACCGCCAGCGTCTGCGGCGCAAACTGCAACGTCTCCGTCGCTCCCGAGATCGCAGTCAGGGCGTTTGCGCCAATCGAAAATCCCGTAATCGAGTACGCCGAACTTGTCCCGCTCGAGGTGCTGGTGAAAGAGTTCGCCACATAAACGTAGTCGCCCGTTGTCGATCCCGATCCGCTTCCACTGCCGCTGGTCAGCGGCGGAAAGAA
Coding sequences within it:
- a CDS encoding lactonase family protein — protein: MAEKMERQDQERGPVVKELIAQLSSRLRFGRIFSAATVVAGLVCMTGCAGFFPPLTSGSGSGSGSTTGDYVYVANSFTSTSSGTSSAYSITGFSIGANALTAISGATETLQFAPQTLAVTPSNSYLYVAGSGVIYGYSINSTTGALTQVLTASSGKALANADMISMVVSPDGNWLLGLDSSPSAVVIDEFAINSTTGLLSLEAGATQALTGGASIVASNLAISPKGDYLAASVGTGGLVDFSFDTSTGVVTAVGELTASTASSADQAAVFDSTSSTLYVAVSGTNAGVYPYTIGSGGVLTQVSGAPFSLGTSSTAGPASILIDKTGKYLYVGNRTAGSISGYTIGTGGVLTKLAGSPFTAGTTVTALGYDNSGDYLLSTTSGSNPDLEMFSFDATTVGNLDTSTTALTGNGTEPAGAVAMALTH